Proteins from a single region of Macrotis lagotis isolate mMagLag1 chromosome 2, bilby.v1.9.chrom.fasta, whole genome shotgun sequence:
- the LOC141513035 gene encoding NUAK family SNF1-like kinase 2: protein MGPEVDSWSLGVLLYILVHGMMPFDGQDYKSLVKQISNGEYREPSKPSDACGLIRWLLMVNPTRRATLEDVASHWWVNWGYALPIGEQEAFQESGTPGGDCPRATVADWLRRSSRPLLENGAKVCSFFKQHTTGGTGLERQHSLKKSRKENDMAQSLQGNVPAEASPSPGKGILKLPKGILKKKVVSPLEGQRENSGEPTPEPTVAPINPNHTALALPKKGILKKPRQRESGYYSSPEPSDSGDLLDAGDVFVNNYPTVREPSRPPQLPLHRKGILKYNGKFSGASQELAIFGSLDELAPVLSSTRAARPSGAVSEDSILSTESFDQLDLPDRLPNPKLTLRGCVSVDDLIGLEESAPQGSGSRLRRWRQDPLADSCFSLSDCQEVTEIYRQALAVGMKLS from the exons ATGGGTCCAGAG GTGGATAGCTGGTCTTTGGGTGTTCTGCTCTACATTCTGGTACATGGCATGATGCCTTTTGATGGACAAGATTATAAGAGCCTTGTGAAACAGATCAGCAATGGGGAATATCGGGAACCCTCCAAGCCTTCTG ATGCTTGTGGACTGATCCGATGGCTACTAATGGTAAACCCCACCCGCAGGGCCACCTTGGAGGATGTGGCCAGCCATTGGTGGGTCAACTGGGGCTATGCTTTGCCAATTGGGGAGCAGGAGGCATTTCAAGAAAGTGGAACTCCAGGGGGAGACTGCCCCCGGGCCACGGTGGCAGATTGGCTCCGCCGCTCCTCCCGGCCCCTTCTAGAAAATGGTGCCAAGGTGTGTAGTTTCTTCAAGCAGCATACAACAGGTGGAACTGGGCTAGAGCGCCAGCATTCACTTAAGAAATCTCGCAAGGAGAATGACATGGCTCAGTCTCTCCAGGGGAATGTGCCCGCAGAGGCCTCCCCTAGCCCAGGCAAAGGCATTCTCAAGCTGCCCAAGGGGATTCTCAAGAAGAAGGTGGTATCTCCCCtagagggacagagggagaacTCAGGGGAGCCAACACCAGAGCCTACCGTGGCCCCCATCAATCCCAACCACACTGCCCTGGCACTACCCAAGAAGGGGATTCTTAAGAAACCTCGGCAGAGGGAATCAGGGTATTATTCTTCCCCTGAACCAAGTGATTCAGGGGACCTTTTGGATGCAGGTGATGTGTTTGTGAACAACTACCCCACTGTCAGGGAGCCTTCACGACCCCCACAGCTACCCCTCCATCGCAAGGGCATCCTCAAATATAATGGCAAGTTCTCAGGGGCTTCTCAGGAACTAGCTATCTTTGGTTCTCTGGATGAGCTAGCCCCAGTCCTCTCTTCTACTCGGGCTGCCCGCCCCTCAGGAGCCGTGAGCGAGGACAGCATCCTGTCCACAGAGTCCTTTGACCAGCTTGACCTACCAGATCGTTTACCTAACCCGAAGCTGACTCTGCGTGGTTGTGTATCTGTGGATGACCTAATAGGCTTAGAGGAGTCAGCACCCCAGGGCTCTGGCTCAAGGCTCAGGCGATGGAGGCAGGATCCCCTTGCTGACAGTTGTTTCTCCCTGTCAGACTGTCAAGAGGTTACTGAGATATATAGGCAAGCATTGGCCGTTGGTATGAAACTCAGTTGA